In Chryseobacterium sp., the genomic window TCAGAATCCTTTTCGATGATGAAAAAATCAGAGAAGATGATGAAACTGGCGACGAGACTAAAGACGAAAAAGAAATAGGAGAAAATAATAAAAATTGAGAAAAATAGTGAATAGTTGATATGGAAACACAAAAGTTTAGTTATGACAATAGTATTGTCCGTGCGTTCCTTTATGCGACCTTGGTTTTTGGTCTTATAGGATTTACGTTCGGGCTTACGGCGGCATTAATGCTTTTCTACCCTGAATTACCTGAATTCTTTTTCGGGACCGATGACACAACCATTAAAAGTTTGGCATCCGGCAATATTGAAGGGTTAATAAACACTCATGGTGCATTTGGTTTTGGTAGAATCAGAATGTTGCACACCAATACGGTAATCTTTGCATTCGTTTGTAACATTGTTTACACTGGGATTTATTACTCATTACAAAGATTATTAAAAACAAGAATGTACAGTGATACATTGTCTTGGTTACATTTCTGGACTTGGCAGTTTATGATCGTTGCTACGTTCGTTACATTCTTTATGGGGATTAATACCTCTAAGGAATATGCTGAACACGAATGGCCGATCGACATATTGATCACATTCTCATGGGTCATTTTCGGGATCAATATGTTCCTGACTATTTCAAAGAGAAGAGTAAGACACCTTTATGTAGCGATTTGGTTCTATATTGGTACCTGGATCGCTGTAGCAATGCTTCACATCTTCAACAACCTTGAGGTACCTTTATCTTTCACTGGCTGGAAATCTTATTCAGCATATGCAGGAGTAAAAGATGCAATTGTACAGTGGTGGTACGGACACAATGCGGTTGCATTCGTATTGACAACTCCGGTTCTAGGTTTGATGTATTACTTCCTTCCGAAGGCAGCAGACAGACCGGTATTCTCTTATAAACTGTCTATTATTCACTTCTGGTCATTAATTTTCGTATATATCTGGGCTGGTCCTCACCACCTTCAGTATACTGCTCTTCCGGCATGGGCTCAGGCTGTGGGAACAGGTTTCTCCATTATGCTTATTGCACCGTCTTGGGGAGGAATGTTAAACGGTCTTCTTACCTTAAGAGGAGCTTGGGATAAAGTAAGAGAAAATCCTATCCTTAAGTTCTTCGTAGTCGCTGTTACTTGTTATGGTATGGCAACGTTTGAAGGTCCGCTTCTGGCAACTAAAAACATCAACAAAATTGGTCACTTTACAGACTGGGTTATCGGTCACGTACACTTAGGAGCTCTTGGATGGAATGGTTTCATGGCATTCGGGGTTATCTATTATTTGGTACCGATCATGTGGAGAACAAAACTTTGGTCTGTAAAATTAGCTAACTGGCATTTCTGGTTAGGTACATTAGGAATCATTTTCTATGCGGTACCAATGTATATTTCAGGATTTACTCAAGGATTAATGTGGAAGCAGTTCAACCCGGACGGAACCTTATTATGGAAAAACTGGCTGGATACTGTAACGGCGATCATTCCTTACTTTAAAATGAGATTCGTAGGAGGTTTATTCTATATTTCAGGATCTATCCTGATGATCGTTAACGTAATTGCTACGGTAAGAAAAGGATCATTCCAAAAAGAAGTTCCTGCTGAAGCGCCTGCATTGGCCAACATCGGAAACAAACGTAAAGAAGGAGAAGGAACGCACTTATGGCTTGAAAGAATGCCTGTATTATTAGGGATCCTTTCTTTCTTCACCATCTCTATAGGAAGTATGGTGGAAATCATCCCTACGCTATCACTTAAGAAAAGTGTTCCTACCATTTCGGCGGTAAAACCATACTCTCCGCTTGAATTAGAAGGTAGAGATATCTATATCCGTGAAGGATGTAACGCTTGTCACTCTCAAATGGTAAGACCGTTCAGAGATGAGATCGTAAGATTCAACGGGAAAAACGGACAATACTCCAAAGCTGGAGAATTCGTATACGACAGACCATTCCTATGGGGTTCCAAAAGAACAGGACCGGATTTACATAGAGAAGGTGGTAAAAACCCAAGTTCTTGGCATTACAAACACATGTATAACCCAAGATCTACCTCTGCAGGTTCTATCATGCCTCGTTACCCTTGGTTAATTGCTACAGATTTAGACAAGTCTAAAATGGTGGCGAAAATGAAGCTGATGAAGAATGCATTTGATGTACCTTATACCAAGGCTGAAATCGATTCTGCAGACAAATGGGCCAATAACCAATCGGCAAAAATTGTAAAAGATATCTTCTCTGAAGCAAATGACTTGAAAGAGGCATATGCGAAGAGACCTCAGGGAGAATTAGAGAAAAAAGAGATCGTAGCTCTTATTTCTTATCTTCAGAGACTAGGAACTGATATCAAAACAACTGAAATCAAAACAGCAAGTAATAACTAAACATTAAAAGGTTCATATGATTCCTCAGAACTTTAAAGATATCTTGTCCAATACAGAAAACGCTGGTTTTTACCAGACGCTGGCTCTGATTTTCTTTATGTTGTTTTTCGTCGCTCTGGTAATTTATGTTTTTAGCAGGCCTAAAAAATATTACAAAGAGGAAGAAGAAGCACCTCTTGGGGATGATGAAGATGACGATTTTAATTTAAAAAATTAAACTATTTTTTATGAAACAAAGAACACCTGTTGTTATAAACATCTTAATAATAATCGGACTTTTAATAGTTTTTTATTATTTATTTGTACAGAGCTACTCGTTTCTAGCTTCGCCTTACTTCTGGGGAACTGTTGTGATTGCCGGTATTCTGGCTTATATCCACAGTGCCATAGGAGACTTAATTGAAAACAACAAATTCAAAAATTTATCTCCGGAAGAGAAAGCAGCTTATCTGGCTGAAAAGAAAGTACCATACTTGAAAAGAATGTATCAAAGTGCTTTCAAAAAGCAATCTGCTTCTGAAGAAAAAGATATTCTTATTGACCATGGTTTCGATGGAATTATGGAGCTGGATAACCAGTTGCCAAAATGGTGGGTAGGTTTATTCTATTTTGGGACCGCTTTTTGTATTGTATACATTGCAGCTTACTCTTTCACAGACTTCGCTCACCCGTTAAGCGAATATGAGAAAGATTACAAAGAGCAAATGGCAGCTATTGATAAATATATGAAAGAGCAGCCTCCTGTAACAATAGAAACAGCAAAATACTCTGCTGATAATATTGCAGAAGGTAAAGAATTATTCAAAACAAACTGTGCATCTTGTCACAAAGAAGACGGAAGCGGTGGTATTGGCCCGAACTTAACGGATAACTACTGGATCAACCAGCCTGAGAAGACTTTATTCAAAAATGTTTTCCATATGGACTGGAATGGTTCTCCTACTAACCCTTCGATGAGAGCCTTCGGTAAAAACGGAGAGGTTTCCGGAGCAGAGATTGAAAAGATTGCAGCCTATGTTTATCACATCAATCAAGAGCAACCGCCAGTGACTCCAGCTCAAGGAGGAGCAGCTCCTCAAGGAACTGAAGCACATTGGGAAAAAGAATAATTTAAAAAATTAGAAACATATGAAAAAAACATAATTTGTTATTAGATTAAAAATAGTAACGAATTATGTTTTTTCTTTTTTAAACAATATTACAACATGTCAGATATAGAAGAAATAGAAGTACGAGGCGGACAGGGACAGGTTCTGGACCCTGAAACTTACAGAGATTCTATCGGGACAATGGAGCAATCCGGTAAAAGAAAATGGGTATTTCCAAGGAAGCCTAAAGGAAAATATACCAACTACAGAAACCTTGTAAGTTATCTTTTATTAATTATTTATTTTACGTTGCCATTCATTAAGATCAATGGCAACCCATTATTGTTATTTAATGTTATAGACAGGGAGTTTTTCATCTTTGGACAACCTTTCTATCCACAGGACTTTTTTATCCTTACTTTAGGTGCCATTGCCTCTTTAATTTTTATTATTGTTTTTACGATTGCATTCGGAAGAATTTTCTGCGGGTGGATTTGCCCTCAGACAATTTTTATGGAATCGATTTTTCGTAAGATCGAATACATTATTGAAGGTGACAGAAATAAGCAGATGAAGCTGGACAGACAGGAGTGGAACAGTGAAAAGATCTGGAAGAGAAGCTTGAAATGGACGGTTTACGTTATCATTTCTTTGATTATCACTCACTTTATGTTTATGTACGTTGTCGGATATGAAGAAGTGCTTAAAATTGTTTCGGAAGGGCCTTTTGCTCATCCTACCAATTTTATAGTGATGATTCTTCTGACCGCTGCATTCTATTTTGTTTTTGCCTGGTTCAGAGAACAGGTTTGTACGCTGGTGTGCCCTTACGGAAGACTTCAGGGCGTGCTGATCGATAAAGATACCATCAATGTGTTTTATGACTTCAAAAGAGGGGAAAACAGATCCAAATGGAGAAAAGGAGAAGACAGAAAAGCTGCCGGTAAAGGAGACTGTATCGATTGTCACCAGTGTGTGGTGGTATGTCCTACGGGAATTGATATCAGAGACGGACAACAGCTGGAATGTGTAAACTGTACAGCCTGTATTGATGCCTGTGATGAAGTAATGGAAAAAGTGGGTCTTCCGAAAGGACTGATCAGATATGCTTCTGAAAACGAAATTGAGAAAGAAATTCCGTTTAAGTTTACAGGAAGAATGAAAGGCTTCACGGTATTCTTATTCCTTTTGGTGGGATTCTTAGGATATCTTCTTTACAGCCGTGGAGAAATGGAGGCTAAATTCATTAAACCGGCGGGAAGTACCTTCTTCGTAAAAGATGGAAAAATTACCAATACCTACAATTATACTTTCCTTAATAAAACAAACGAAAAGAAAATCGTTACGGTAAAAGTAATGGACCCGGCTCATGGTGAGATTACGTACAGTGCTTCAAGTAAAATCCAGGTAGACCGTGATAAAATCTCAAAAGGAACGATCAATATCAGCTTCCCTGAGGATGAAATGAAACTTTCCAAGCAAAATATTACCATCGGAGTATACGATATGAAAGGTAACCTGATCGATTCTTATCAGACCTATTTTGAAGGGCCTTTCAAACTGCAATTTTAATAAAAAAATCTTGTGACTCAGAAATCACCGGTAATGGATACCGGATGATTTCTGTTCACCATAAAAAAATAAAATCCGGAAAAATGAAGAACTTTAGTTGGGGACACGGTGTCGTAATCGCATTATTTGCATTCATAGCTTTTATATTATCCATGTTGTTTCTTTTCCCGAACGGGCAGAAGAATTCTGAAATGGTAACGGATAATTATTATGAAGAAGAATTACAGTACCAGGATGTCATTGACGCTAAAAAGAAAGCCGATGAACTACAGGATAAGCCTGTATACAGCCAGGATACCAATGGAATAAAAATAACCTTTCCAAAAGAATACAACAATTCCAATACTACGGTAAAATTTGTTTTAAACAGAACCGACGACCAGAATTTAGATATCAAAAAATCTGTTCAGCTTGACGCCAATCAGTCTTTTATCATCCCTTCCCAGGTATTAAAAATGGGAAATTATACATTAAGGCTCACCTGGACCAAAGATAAAATGGACTACAGAATGGACTATGACGTGATATGGAAATAGGACTTGTCATATCAGCTATTGCCTTAGGTTTCGCTTCCGGATTCCACTGTATCGGGATGTGTGGCCCTATTGCTCTGTCTATGGGACTCACCAGAAAACAGGCTGCCAATTTCTACCTTCAAAATCTCACTTACCAATTTGGAAGGATTTTTACCTACTCTTTACTGGGAGCTATTTTAGGTATTATAGGTGAGGGGTTTGAAATGGCGGGTTTCCAGAAATACCTTACCATCACTGCCGGAGTATTACTCATTATTATGGCTGTTTTTTCTTTTGGAGGCAAAGATTTCGCATCAAAAATTCCTTTCCTTTCTAAATTTCTGTACACGGTAAAATCAAATTTAGGAAGGCTGCTTCAAAAAGCAGATTACCGTTCCAGATTTACAACAGGCATTCTTAACGGCTTTTTGCCGTGCGGAATGGTTTATATGGCTCTTACCGCCAGTCTTGCAGGAGGAGGAATATGGCAGGGAGCCTTATATATGGCTTTATTTGGACTCGGAACCCTTCCCTTTATGTTTGCCATTGTTCTAGCCGGAAATCTCATGAATCAGGCCTTTAGAATAAAAATTTTAAAAGCTGTTCCCATTATTATGATCATCCTCGGAGGGTTATTTATCCTGAGAGGTCTGGAACTGGGAATACCTTATGTTTCTCCAAAGGCTGAAGCCATGACCATCACCAAAGATCACAACGGAGCTGTTAACTGCCACTAATAAGAATTTAAAATAAACCCATGAAAAAAACGATTGTCTTATTTCTGATAAGCCTATTCGTGTTGCAGTCCTGTCATATCAATTCTGAAATTGTCTATCATAAGGACGCTTCCTCTACATCTGTCACGGATATCGATACCAGAGAGTTTATGGCAGAAATGAAAGCAATGACTCCTGACTCTCTGAAGCAGAATGAATTTGGAGAAATGGATAAACTTCCCACCACATGGACCAGTATTTATGAGCTTGAAAAAAAGGAAGGGAAATTAAAAACTCAAAACCAGGATTCCCTCAGAATCATGAAAAAGATATTCATGAAATCTAAAAAGGAGAACAATGAACCGGCTGGCTTTGCTTTTAAAATGGAACATTTCACTCCGGAAGATTATCAGGCGCTGAAAAACTTTACAAAGGATGAAAAACTTCCATTGGATCAGAATATATTCAACAATTGGGATGGAAAAACACTGATCATCAACACAGAAAATTTCAATCTTAGAAATATTGAAGAAACCCTTCGATCCAAAAGTGTAAAGGAAGAAACTGAGAAAATGGAAGGAATGATGATGATGTTCTTCAGAGATATTGGAACTACCTTAAGATTTGAAAATAAAATAAAATCTATTACAGGAAAGCATGACTGGCTGAAACAGATTGATGATCATTCAGTAAGAATAGAATACGATCTGAAAGCTATTTACGATAAAGATACAAAGCTCAAAAACGCTGACAAGAAGATCGTCATCATTACTGAGTAAATCAAAAAACCACCGGAATCCGGTAGGATATGTATTAATATGAATTAGTCAATACTTAATCTGACAGTTATTATTTAATTGAAGCAAACCATATATATACTATTAAGGGTATTTAATAGCATCCGTTAGTTCAATAGGATTATTCTTCATTTTTATATCTTTTCGTTTAAGCTCTGTAAGTTGATTAAAATTCGGAGTTACCTGCCTTCCAGATTCATCTACCACTTTCATTACAGCCTTTCCGCCCTTTAGTTCTTTATAAGGGTCATTATAGTAATCCTGGTAAGCTTTGGTTAATTGTTTTCTTGTTACAGGAATAGTTTCGGCTATTGGATCCACTGACCCAATATCTTTCCTCAACTCAGTCATTGTAAAAATATAATTATTACCGGAATCTCTCATATCTATAATTAAACCAGGTAAAGAATTAAAAATATAAGGTCCTTCCTGAAAAGGAATATCTTTTGTAAACCATGCTTCCCAATTTCTTCCTTTATAATTAAGTTTAGCTTTCTGGCAGTTAACATCATGTATCTTTCTCACTTCTTCAGTAATCTTCCATTCAAATTTAGGAGCATCTTCCTTATATGAATATTTATCTAGACCTATCACAAAATATTTTTCAGTAGTATTATCCTTGCTGTTCTTGATTACCGCAAAATCATAATCTGATGCCTTCTTTCTAATCTGATTAGTTCCTAATGAATCAATATGATACAAATTATAGGAATAAAATTTAGAAACATTATCTTTTACATCCAAAATCATCTTTTTTTTAATTGTTTCATTCTTTGTGGAATCCATTTTATAAGTCATCTGATAATCTACCCTATATGTCTGTCCTTGTAGAAAAGACATGAATATCAAAACAATAAAAAGGATCATAATTGCTTTTTTCATCTTTGTCAGTTAAGAGGTTCAGAATAACCATTCCATAGGGAATGATTGATATTAAAAAACATAGTATTTATTTCTCTGTTAAACCATTGATAATCCGAATCTTTAGAGTAATTGGGGTTATTAATACATACAAACCGTATAAGCCCACCTTTCACAGTTTTGTAGAAATCATAAACTTGAAATTTCCCGAAGTGATATCGTGAAAAAACCTGAATTTCATTTTCATTGTGTTTAACGTTAACGTACAACTTTTTAATATCTTCAATACTAATATCCTTATAAAAAAAACCTAAAATATTTGAAAACGTCGGCTGATCGGTATACATGAAAAGAAATTGTTCACCATTTTTTTGACCAAGTTTGTATTTCAATAGTTTATGCATCTCAGGATTTTTAAAATAGATATACCGCTTATCTACTTTCTTAAAACGATAATCTCCGTAAGTATAGAATGGTATGTTTTGTTTTCCCTCATCAAAGGTTAAAATAAATTTTTCATACCTGTCCGGATGATCTGTCTCCACCTTTTGCTGTCCATTGAAATAATAGTAATTTTTACAGCTTGTTAAGGAAAATAGAAATACTACCACTATTATTCTAAGTAAACCATTCATTAGTATTGGGATTATAATTACAATTTATAAAGTATATTTTCTTTTTATCATCATATGTGGGGATAAAATTTGCTGTACACGCATATTTCAGTTCACATTTTCTGCATGGCATGATTTTATCTCTTTTTATATTCCACACTTCTGAAAGAAGGAATAAATTATTTTCCATATCCGAGTCTAATATACAGCCATATTCTTTTACATCAATAGAATTCAATTGCAACATTCCCCCTGCATTCACAAAAACGGTTTTATATAGCCCTAGATTTGCATTTTTACCCGTAAGAAAAGCCCTATGGTTTATTGATATAGCATTTATGCCTGCTCTAGGGAATAAAAATTCCTGTTCGCTATATTTAAAAAAATATGAGTTAACATTATAAATTTCTATACTTTCCGAATAAGGTGAGCTATAGAAATACAGATTTTTTAGTCTTTGCTCCTTAATTGTATTTGGATTAAAATCTTTCTGATAAGGTAATGATATTGAAAGATTGATAATACAACTTTGTTTCAGGACATAAGTAAATTCTAATATTTGTTCCCAATTAGTTCCTAGAGGTAAATGAAGGTGAAGGCGTTTTACTCCTAAATATTCAATTCTTTCCGCAATCGTCTTGGAATTCCTTACTACGAATTCAGACAATACAATAGTCATACATTCAATTTTAGAAGTATCATCATTAAAACATTTATGAGAAAGTTTTGGAAAGTGATCTTCTGAAGAAAAAAAAATAAATTCTTTTTGAATGAGAAATTCCAGATATTCCCATGCTATTTCATTATCACCCCATTCATCTATAATATTTTGAACAGACTTCTTATTGATATAGCTTATAAAATCAACTAAGGAATTAGGAACTAATTCAATATCATCTCTTTGCAAATCATAAACAGCACCTATTGCTGAACCTTTAATCGGTATACAGCATGAAAATAGAAATAATTTTTTGTCCCGGTTATGGCTTAGGTAGGTTAATTCCATCTTTAAAAGTTCTTAGACACAAAATTTCAGATTGGTATTTTTTAGCTTCAATTTTGCTGATTAAAGGCCTAGAATGAGTAAATTTTGCTCCAGTTTCTACAACTTGTGAAAAAATTGGAGGTAACAATTTTTTCATTATTGGATTAACTTCCTGAAGAAGAGTTTTTTTCATGATTCATTTTCTTTAATAATAAAGCCATTTCGTAATGTAGATTATAATTGCACCGGTAAGAAGTCATTCTAAACTGACCAAAAGGATTAACCTCTAAAAAATAATATTCCCCGTCAATTCCTTTTATAATATCTATTGATCCGGTTTGTAGATTTAATGCTTTCATCAGTTTTGTAACTTTTCTGTCGAGATCTCTAGGCATCTGGTAACGAATAAACCTGTTAGGTTTCTCTTGATTATAATTTCTGAAATCAACAGACGTTGTTAGATCATTTTGAGAAAATATTGCCATCGAATAATTTTTCCCTTTAAGATGAAAAACCCTTAGTTCATATTCTTTAATAACCTGCTCCTGGAATAAGCCCGGAAAAAAAGAATCTGTAGGATTATTATATTCAAATGTCATTACAGGGAAATTTTTATTTTTATAGTGAATCACTTTCCCTTCGTTTAGAGATTTAGTAATCCATAATCGATTATCATTCTCAAATTGATTGGTGACAACTGTAAAAGGAATTTTAAAACCTGCTGTTTCAGCTTTTGTAAGCATTACGATCTTACTTAAACCCATCACTGCCGTATAATGATTCACCCATTTCTTATTTCTAAGGGCAAAAAGGATTACATTTAAAACCCCTGAATATTCTGAATATAAATATTGCAACATGTCTAAAGAAAGATCTTCTTCAAACATTTCCTTATACTTATCAAAATTTCCCCATTTGCGATACCATACAGTTGTTACCTCTGAAACATCTATCTTCCCGAAGAATTCATTTTGAATAACTAACTGTCCATGAGAATTTACAGCATAATACATCTGTGTTTTTCCATTGAACAGATCTATATCATTTAGGCGGATATATGGCTCTCCCATATTGTTTAGATGCTCTATAACAACATTTGTATCATCATCCCATGAAGTAGATAAAATTAAAATCATAATAAAAAGGGTTGATTCTCAACACGGAAACAACCCTATAAGCTTTTTTTAAATTAACATCCGTCCGATGCACCAGAAGGTATTACAACACTTTCAAGTACGTAAGGGTCATTAGCAGTTCCTGAACCACTACATACTCCCTCAGGAAGTAATCCTTTTAAACCTCCATGGATTTGTTTCAGGCTACCCGTTGTAAGCACTTTTCCACTCTTTAATGATTTTAGTTTTTTCATAGTAATTTACTTTGTTTTTGGTCCTACTCTATAAGCTTTTCGGATTCCGCTTATCACGAATATATAAAAAAAATAAATCCCAATAAAATGAATAATAATGAAATTTCATTTTTTTATTATGTTAATAAACTATTTAATAAAAAATAGAATAAAGATTAAAAAAACAAAACAATGTTTAAGGAAATAAAAATCCCCTTCCAATGATGAAAGGGGAGTCATTCTACGTGGAAGATATTTTTAATTGATCAGATCAAATCTTGCATATTCCGCAATTTTCTTAGGAAGCTTAATCCCTTCCGCAGTCTGGTTGTTCTCCAGCAAGGCAGCCATAATTCTTGGTAATGCCATTGCAGATCCGTTCAAGGTGTGAACCAGCTGAGATTTACCGTCTGCTTTATAACGGCATTTCAGTCTGTTCGCCTGGAATGTTTCAAAGTTGGAAACAGAACTCACTTCTAACCACATTTCCTGGGCAGCACTCCATACTTCAAAATCATAGGTCATGGCAGAAGCAAAACCTGTATCTCCTCCACAAAGTCTTAATACTCTGAAAGGAAGTTCAAGGTCTGTTAAAATCTCTTTGATATGCTCCACCATTTCTTCCAGCACAGCGTAAGAGTTTTCGGGTTTTTCAATTCTTACAATCTCTACTTTTTCGAATTGATGAAGACGGTTTAAGCCTCTTACGTGAGCCCCGTAGCTTCCCGCTTCCCTTCTGTAACACTGAGAAAAAGCTGTATTTTTAATAGGAAGTTCCTTTTCATCAAGCAATACATCACGGTAAAGGTTTGTTACAGGAACTTCAGCCGTCGGGATCAGGTACAATTTATCTTCGTTAATATAATACATCTGTCCCTCTTTATCAGGCAACTGCCCCGTTCCAAAACCGGATGCTTCATTCACAACGTGAGGAGGATTCACCTCCGTATATCCTTTCTCTACATTTTTATCCAAGAAATACTGAACCAACGCTCTCTGTAATCTTGCTCCCTTTCCCAGATACACAGGAAAACCGGCTCCGGCAATTTTTACCCCC contains:
- a CDS encoding sulfite exporter TauE/SafE family protein, translating into MEIGLVISAIALGFASGFHCIGMCGPIALSMGLTRKQAANFYLQNLTYQFGRIFTYSLLGAILGIIGEGFEMAGFQKYLTITAGVLLIIMAVFSFGGKDFASKIPFLSKFLYTVKSNLGRLLQKADYRSRFTTGILNGFLPCGMVYMALTASLAGGGIWQGALYMALFGLGTLPFMFAIVLAGNLMNQAFRIKILKAVPIIMIILGGLFILRGLELGIPYVSPKAEAMTITKDHNGAVNCH
- the gwsG gene encoding grasp-with-spasm system ATP-grasp peptide maturase, encoding MILILSTSWDDDTNVVIEHLNNMGEPYIRLNDIDLFNGKTQMYYAVNSHGQLVIQNEFFGKIDVSEVTTVWYRKWGNFDKYKEMFEEDLSLDMLQYLYSEYSGVLNVILFALRNKKWVNHYTAVMGLSKIVMLTKAETAGFKIPFTVVTNQFENDNRLWITKSLNEGKVIHYKNKNFPVMTFEYNNPTDSFFPGLFQEQVIKEYELRVFHLKGKNYSMAIFSQNDLTTSVDFRNYNQEKPNRFIRYQMPRDLDRKVTKLMKALNLQTGSIDIIKGIDGEYYFLEVNPFGQFRMTSYRCNYNLHYEMALLLKKMNHEKNSSSGS
- a CDS encoding GLPGLI family protein produces the protein MKKAIMILFIVLIFMSFLQGQTYRVDYQMTYKMDSTKNETIKKKMILDVKDNVSKFYSYNLYHIDSLGTNQIRKKASDYDFAVIKNSKDNTTEKYFVIGLDKYSYKEDAPKFEWKITEEVRKIHDVNCQKAKLNYKGRNWEAWFTKDIPFQEGPYIFNSLPGLIIDMRDSGNNYIFTMTELRKDIGSVDPIAETIPVTRKQLTKAYQDYYNDPYKELKGGKAVMKVVDESGRQVTPNFNQLTELKRKDIKMKNNPIELTDAIKYP
- a CDS encoding cbb3-type cytochrome c oxidase subunit 3, encoding MIPQNFKDILSNTENAGFYQTLALIFFMLFFVALVIYVFSRPKKYYKEEEEAPLGDDEDDDFNLKN
- the ccoG gene encoding cytochrome c oxidase accessory protein CcoG, with product MSDIEEIEVRGGQGQVLDPETYRDSIGTMEQSGKRKWVFPRKPKGKYTNYRNLVSYLLLIIYFTLPFIKINGNPLLLFNVIDREFFIFGQPFYPQDFFILTLGAIASLIFIIVFTIAFGRIFCGWICPQTIFMESIFRKIEYIIEGDRNKQMKLDRQEWNSEKIWKRSLKWTVYVIISLIITHFMFMYVVGYEEVLKIVSEGPFAHPTNFIVMILLTAAFYFVFAWFREQVCTLVCPYGRLQGVLIDKDTINVFYDFKRGENRSKWRKGEDRKAAGKGDCIDCHQCVVVCPTGIDIRDGQQLECVNCTACIDACDEVMEKVGLPKGLIRYASENEIEKEIPFKFTGRMKGFTVFLFLLVGFLGYLLYSRGEMEAKFIKPAGSTFFVKDGKITNTYNYTFLNKTNEKKIVTVKVMDPAHGEITYSASSKIQVDRDKISKGTINISFPEDEMKLSKQNITIGVYDMKGNLIDSYQTYFEGPFKLQF
- the serS gene encoding serine--tRNA ligase, whose product is MLQVNFLRDNKERVLEGLKKRQFKNLELVDEAIAADDERKRIQFELDSQLSEINKISKEIGLLMKEGKKEEAESAKSKTAQYKESSSELKSQLEVKETVLLDILYQLPNIPNELVKSGASAEDNEIIYQSHTVEGLGEGAVPHWELAKKYNLIDFELGVKIAGAGFPVYLGKGARLQRALVQYFLDKNVEKGYTEVNPPHVVNEASGFGTGQLPDKEGQMYYINEDKLYLIPTAEVPVTNLYRDVLLDEKELPIKNTAFSQCYRREAGSYGAHVRGLNRLHQFEKVEIVRIEKPENSYAVLEEMVEHIKEILTDLELPFRVLRLCGGDTGFASAMTYDFEVWSAAQEMWLEVSSVSNFETFQANRLKCRYKADGKSQLVHTLNGSAMALPRIMAALLENNQTAEGIKLPKKIAEYARFDLIN
- a CDS encoding cbb3-type cytochrome c oxidase N-terminal domain-containing protein; amino-acid sequence: MKQRTPVVINILIIIGLLIVFYYLFVQSYSFLASPYFWGTVVIAGILAYIHSAIGDLIENNKFKNLSPEEKAAYLAEKKVPYLKRMYQSAFKKQSASEEKDILIDHGFDGIMELDNQLPKWWVGLFYFGTAFCIVYIAAYSFTDFAHPLSEYEKDYKEQMAAIDKYMKEQPPVTIETAKYSADNIAEGKELFKTNCASCHKEDGSGGIGPNLTDNYWINQPEKTLFKNVFHMDWNGSPTNPSMRAFGKNGEVSGAEIEKIAAYVYHINQEQPPVTPAQGGAAPQGTEAHWEKE
- a CDS encoding FixH family protein — protein: MKNFSWGHGVVIALFAFIAFILSMLFLFPNGQKNSEMVTDNYYEEELQYQDVIDAKKKADELQDKPVYSQDTNGIKITFPKEYNNSNTTVKFVLNRTDDQNLDIKKSVQLDANQSFIIPSQVLKMGNYTLRLTWTKDKMDYRMDYDVIWK
- the ccoN gene encoding cytochrome-c oxidase, cbb3-type subunit I — protein: METQKFSYDNSIVRAFLYATLVFGLIGFTFGLTAALMLFYPELPEFFFGTDDTTIKSLASGNIEGLINTHGAFGFGRIRMLHTNTVIFAFVCNIVYTGIYYSLQRLLKTRMYSDTLSWLHFWTWQFMIVATFVTFFMGINTSKEYAEHEWPIDILITFSWVIFGINMFLTISKRRVRHLYVAIWFYIGTWIAVAMLHIFNNLEVPLSFTGWKSYSAYAGVKDAIVQWWYGHNAVAFVLTTPVLGLMYYFLPKAADRPVFSYKLSIIHFWSLIFVYIWAGPHHLQYTALPAWAQAVGTGFSIMLIAPSWGGMLNGLLTLRGAWDKVRENPILKFFVVAVTCYGMATFEGPLLATKNINKIGHFTDWVIGHVHLGALGWNGFMAFGVIYYLVPIMWRTKLWSVKLANWHFWLGTLGIIFYAVPMYISGFTQGLMWKQFNPDGTLLWKNWLDTVTAIIPYFKMRFVGGLFYISGSILMIVNVIATVRKGSFQKEVPAEAPALANIGNKRKEGEGTHLWLERMPVLLGILSFFTISIGSMVEIIPTLSLKKSVPTISAVKPYSPLELEGRDIYIREGCNACHSQMVRPFRDEIVRFNGKNGQYSKAGEFVYDRPFLWGSKRTGPDLHREGGKNPSSWHYKHMYNPRSTSAGSIMPRYPWLIATDLDKSKMVAKMKLMKNAFDVPYTKAEIDSADKWANNQSAKIVKDIFSEANDLKEAYAKRPQGELEKKEIVALISYLQRLGTDIKTTEIKTASNN